The following proteins come from a genomic window of Elusimicrobiaceae bacterium:
- a CDS encoding NUDIX hydrolase has product MSHYSKLKETRLSSKTLYTGVVNFNCDTVQLINGKTASRVYLVHKGASAVLPIEDDCVYLVEQYRYPIGRTTWELPAGKREDDQTYLTCAKAELEQEAGLKASQWKKLCVFNPSNAFSNEDLHIYLARGLKKAQQNLDEDEFVNVKKFPLKKVYQMIKNGKIQDAKTLIALLLYRNLTEK; this is encoded by the coding sequence ATGTCACATTATAGTAAATTAAAAGAAACCAGGCTTTCTTCGAAAACCCTCTATACAGGCGTAGTAAATTTTAACTGCGACACTGTACAACTGATCAACGGAAAAACTGCCTCTCGCGTGTATTTGGTACACAAAGGGGCCAGCGCGGTTTTACCCATAGAAGACGATTGTGTTTATTTGGTAGAGCAGTACCGCTACCCTATTGGCCGTACCACTTGGGAATTGCCTGCCGGCAAAAGAGAAGATGATCAAACCTACTTAACTTGTGCCAAAGCCGAATTGGAACAAGAAGCCGGCTTAAAAGCCAGCCAATGGAAAAAACTTTGCGTTTTCAACCCCAGCAATGCATTCTCCAATGAAGATTTGCATATTTATTTGGCGCGCGGTCTTAAAAAAGCCCAACAGAACTTAGATGAAGACGAATTTGTAAACGTCAAAAAATTTCCGTTAAAAAAAGTTTATCAAATGATTAAAAACGGAAAAATCCAAGATGCCAAAACATTAATTGCTTTGCTGTTATACCGCAATTTGACGGAAAAATAA
- a CDS encoding autotransporter domain-containing protein, producing the protein MQQFLHKTLALILSASLLCAYAIPSYALETITDGEKTVTSADSATTSNQTDGAYYVTNTGTLKVTGDASFANNSSSIDDGAAINNAGTLTVDGASFNNNTVNYTGGAGGALFLKGTNTINDATFDSNSVVGDYGGGALYLSKNAQSLTLTNSSFTNNTATNATSAEDAAGGAVALLKKANLENVTFTGNKTVSSVNLGNGGGGAMFIGAEGKVEIEDSFFNTNTSATDGGAIATRSEPPASNIDATLDIEETSFTGNIANGKGGAIYNSFYNSVETPGYVDIDDSVFTGNSASTGGAIYNDTNGKIRIEEGSFNTNTAATAGGAIYNNGTLIVAEGTVFSGNKVNTDNYDGGAIYNNGTLTIEKGVSFTGNESDWGGALFLQGTSTISDATFTANKVEGEDVSGGALYLGKNATQLTLSNSTFTGNTATATDTATAEDAAGGAASLMTLANVSNVTFTDNQVLGNANDNRGGGGALFLGAEGKVTIAGSTFNTNHSSSVGGAIATRDENAPAVNAAAKLDITDSTFTGNTADGDGGAVWNNFYNSNTADGSAYIAGSTFTGNTANGLGGAIYNASVLTLAGSNTFTGNTAGGVANDIHNIGTLNLGGTTSFDGGITGTGIVNVTDGATVNLGLASIEAGSIAFANGSTLGVTLASDSMGNLKADTISVGETQNDTANLIVTVSTDFATADQVTQKLTNGTAVNNGTFAMADVTNALYDVSFDNTTNEVTAIRKSQEEQTAAIESAGGNTNNLSVITAFTSSSDLGSDAANQMAQTINQLAQTDVQVAVQATTALAPEQAAAKQAVQTSAVNQLFSAINSRLNNAANGSVRTYAFGNNSYYADGTNYSVWAQGLLNKSHKEGTADASAFTGRSTGLAFGVDTQISEDWTVGLGYAYLHTNVSSLDRHDRVLGDNFFLYGQYRPSNFFVQAALNYGDSKYEEDKDVAGNEVNADYHLKSYSANLTAGYELSEEIIPLFGLRYTNTQQAGYKDSVDQYVSSEKDDYLTAVLGVQVQQESMFEDIKIRPALNLGLAYDFLSDNVSSRVSLPNGTAYDVNGERLHRLSFEAGLSVAALVSDNVEVVLSYDGSFRQDYNSNTGSLKLRYMF; encoded by the coding sequence ATGCAACAGTTTTTGCACAAAACACTGGCCTTGATTTTAAGTGCCAGTTTGCTCTGCGCATATGCTATCCCTAGCTACGCATTAGAAACCATAACCGATGGAGAAAAGACGGTAACCTCAGCGGACTCAGCCACCACTTCCAACCAAACCGACGGTGCTTACTATGTGACCAATACCGGTACGTTGAAAGTGACGGGAGACGCTTCTTTTGCCAACAACTCCTCTTCCATTGACGATGGGGCTGCCATCAATAACGCCGGAACTTTAACCGTCGATGGTGCCTCTTTTAACAACAATACCGTTAATTATACAGGCGGCGCCGGTGGTGCCTTGTTCTTAAAAGGCACCAACACCATTAATGATGCCACTTTTGATTCTAACTCCGTAGTGGGCGATTACGGCGGCGGTGCTCTTTATCTGAGCAAAAACGCTCAATCCTTGACTTTAACCAATTCGTCTTTCACCAACAATACCGCTACTAACGCGACCTCTGCCGAAGATGCCGCCGGCGGTGCTGTGGCTTTGCTGAAAAAAGCGAATTTGGAAAATGTTACTTTTACGGGCAACAAAACCGTTTCTTCCGTCAACCTCGGTAACGGCGGCGGCGGTGCGATGTTTATCGGTGCCGAGGGAAAAGTAGAAATTGAAGATTCTTTCTTCAATACCAACACTTCTGCTACCGATGGTGGTGCTATTGCCACCCGCAGCGAACCTCCTGCCAGCAATATTGATGCCACCTTGGATATCGAAGAAACTTCTTTCACCGGCAATATTGCCAACGGCAAAGGCGGTGCAATTTACAACTCTTTCTACAACAGCGTAGAAACTCCGGGTTATGTAGATATTGATGATTCTGTTTTTACCGGAAACTCTGCCTCTACCGGCGGTGCTATCTACAATGACACAAACGGTAAAATTAGAATAGAAGAAGGCTCTTTCAACACCAATACGGCGGCTACTGCTGGCGGTGCCATTTACAATAACGGCACTTTAATTGTTGCCGAAGGAACTGTTTTCTCTGGTAACAAAGTAAACACCGACAATTATGACGGTGGTGCTATTTACAATAATGGCACTTTAACCATTGAAAAAGGCGTTTCCTTTACGGGTAACGAATCAGACTGGGGCGGTGCTTTATTCTTGCAAGGTACCAGCACCATTTCCGATGCCACCTTCACCGCTAACAAAGTAGAAGGCGAAGATGTATCCGGCGGCGCTTTGTACCTAGGTAAAAATGCCACTCAATTAACTTTAAGCAACTCTACGTTTACCGGCAATACCGCCACGGCTACCGATACCGCTACGGCCGAAGATGCAGCCGGTGGTGCGGCTTCTTTAATGACTTTAGCCAATGTAAGCAATGTAACTTTTACCGACAACCAAGTGTTAGGAAACGCCAATGACAACAGAGGCGGTGGCGGTGCTTTATTCTTAGGAGCCGAAGGCAAAGTAACCATTGCCGGTTCTACCTTTAACACCAACCACTCTTCCTCCGTGGGCGGTGCCATTGCCACCCGCGACGAAAATGCCCCTGCCGTAAATGCTGCCGCAAAATTAGACATCACCGACAGCACCTTCACCGGCAATACGGCTGATGGAGACGGCGGTGCCGTTTGGAACAACTTTTACAATAGCAACACGGCTGACGGTTCTGCTTATATTGCCGGCAGCACGTTCACGGGCAATACCGCTAACGGCCTGGGCGGCGCTATTTACAATGCTTCCGTTTTAACCTTGGCCGGCAGCAACACCTTCACGGGTAACACTGCAGGCGGCGTGGCCAATGATATTCACAACATCGGCACTTTAAACCTCGGCGGCACGACCTCTTTTGACGGAGGTATTACCGGTACGGGTATTGTCAATGTAACTGACGGGGCAACCGTAAATTTGGGCTTGGCCTCCATTGAAGCAGGCTCCATTGCTTTTGCCAATGGCAGCACCTTGGGTGTTACTTTAGCCAGCGACAGCATGGGCAATTTAAAAGCCGATACCATTTCCGTCGGTGAAACGCAAAACGATACGGCCAACTTAATCGTTACCGTATCTACGGATTTTGCCACCGCAGACCAAGTAACCCAAAAATTAACCAATGGCACGGCCGTCAACAACGGTACCTTTGCCATGGCCGATGTTACCAACGCCTTATACGATGTATCTTTTGACAACACCACCAATGAAGTAACCGCTATTCGTAAATCTCAAGAAGAACAAACGGCCGCTATTGAAAGCGCCGGTGGTAATACTAACAACTTATCCGTTATTACCGCTTTCACTTCTTCTTCTGATTTAGGTTCTGATGCTGCCAACCAAATGGCTCAAACCATTAACCAATTGGCACAAACCGACGTTCAAGTTGCCGTACAAGCCACCACGGCTTTGGCGCCGGAACAAGCTGCTGCCAAACAAGCGGTGCAAACCTCCGCTGTCAATCAGCTGTTCTCTGCTATCAATAGCCGCTTGAATAATGCTGCCAACGGTTCCGTACGCACTTATGCTTTTGGCAACAACAGCTACTATGCCGATGGCACCAACTACTCCGTATGGGCCCAAGGTTTGCTCAACAAATCTCACAAAGAAGGTACGGCTGACGCCTCCGCCTTTACCGGCAGAAGCACCGGTTTGGCCTTTGGTGTAGACACGCAAATCTCCGAAGATTGGACCGTTGGTTTAGGTTATGCCTACTTGCATACCAATGTGTCTTCTTTAGATCGCCATGACCGCGTTTTGGGAGACAACTTCTTCCTCTACGGTCAATATCGCCCGAGCAACTTCTTCGTGCAAGCGGCCTTGAACTACGGCGATTCCAAATATGAAGAAGACAAAGATGTAGCCGGAAATGAGGTAAACGCAGATTATCATCTAAAATCCTATTCTGCTAATTTAACCGCCGGTTATGAATTAAGCGAAGAAATTATCCCCTTGTTTGGTTTACGCTATACAAACACCCAACAAGCAGGCTACAAAGATTCCGTTGACCAATATGTATCTTCCGAAAAAGATGATTATTTAACCGCTGTATTAGGTGTACAAGTGCAACAGGAATCTATGTTCGAGGATATTAAAATCAGACCGGCTTTGAACTTAGGCTTGGCTTATGACTTCTTGAGTGACAATGTTTCCAGCCGTGTATCCTTGCCCAACGGAACCGCTTATGATGTAAATGGCGAACGCTTGCACCGCTTGTCTTTCGAAGCGGGATTATCCGTAGCGGCCTTGGTATCTGATAACGTGGAAGTCGTACTCTCTTACGACGGTAGCTTCCGCCAAGATTACAACTCCAATACCGGTTCTTTAAAACTTCGTTATATGTTTTAA
- a CDS encoding diphosphate--fructose-6-phosphate 1-phosphotransferase, producing MAKTNKTPTCSVLQQHRCKFKPVLPEILKKGACFVKTKTGKATQSVADQATVKKMFPNTYGMPEITFVKGSNPAIGKKAIKAAVVLSGGQAPGGHNVIAGLLDGLKKANAKNKLYGFLGGPSGILQAQWKEITPKLMEEYRNTGGFDLIQSGRTKIETEEQLAQALETLKKNKVDALVIVGGDDSNTNAGVLAEYFKQNGSNINVIGVPKTIDGDLKNDKIETSFGFDTATKIYAELVGNICRDVNSAQKYWHFVRLMGRSASHITLEVAHKTHPNITLVGEEVLAKKMTLKQIIDYLAGIIAARAKNGKNFGVVLVPEGLIEFIPEMKALIAALNDLLADHEAELSKMNGIGEKKEFIISKLPAKLATLMKSLPAGIASQLMLDRDPHGNVQVSLIETEKLLIEMLRTKLADMKKAKKFAGKFNSITHFFGYEGRCGAPSTFDANYTYALGFNAAVLALNGCSGYLSSVRKLTRKPQSWECGGVPLTMMMNIERRKGKEKPVIRKALVELNGEPFKQFAKKRELWAMSESYFFPGPIQLFGPAEVTDMVTCTLAFERGNKK from the coding sequence ATGGCTAAAACTAACAAGACCCCTACTTGTTCTGTATTACAACAACACCGCTGCAAATTCAAACCGGTGTTGCCCGAAATTTTGAAAAAAGGCGCCTGCTTTGTCAAAACCAAAACCGGCAAAGCCACACAAAGCGTCGCTGATCAAGCTACCGTAAAAAAGATGTTCCCCAACACTTACGGTATGCCTGAAATTACCTTTGTAAAAGGTTCTAACCCCGCCATCGGCAAAAAAGCCATCAAAGCAGCCGTTGTACTTTCCGGCGGTCAAGCCCCCGGCGGTCACAACGTTATTGCCGGTTTGTTGGACGGACTTAAAAAAGCCAACGCCAAAAATAAACTTTACGGCTTTTTAGGCGGCCCCAGCGGTATTTTGCAAGCCCAATGGAAAGAAATCACCCCCAAACTCATGGAAGAATATCGCAACACCGGTGGTTTTGACCTCATTCAATCCGGTCGCACCAAAATTGAAACCGAAGAACAATTAGCCCAAGCCTTAGAAACTTTGAAGAAAAACAAAGTGGACGCTTTGGTCATTGTCGGTGGAGATGACTCCAACACCAATGCCGGCGTCTTGGCTGAATATTTCAAACAAAACGGCTCCAACATTAATGTAATCGGTGTACCCAAAACCATTGACGGCGACTTGAAAAATGACAAAATTGAAACTTCTTTCGGTTTTGATACGGCCACCAAAATTTATGCCGAACTCGTGGGCAACATCTGCCGCGACGTTAACTCCGCTCAAAAATATTGGCACTTTGTACGTTTGATGGGCCGCAGCGCTTCCCACATCACACTGGAAGTCGCCCACAAAACTCACCCGAACATTACGTTGGTAGGCGAAGAAGTCTTAGCCAAAAAAATGACTTTAAAACAAATCATTGATTACTTGGCCGGCATCATCGCTGCTCGTGCCAAAAATGGCAAGAACTTCGGTGTGGTGCTAGTGCCGGAAGGCTTGATTGAGTTTATTCCTGAAATGAAGGCCTTAATCGCTGCCTTAAACGATTTATTGGCTGACCACGAAGCCGAACTGAGCAAAATGAACGGTATTGGGGAAAAGAAAGAATTCATCATTTCCAAATTACCGGCCAAATTGGCCACTTTGATGAAATCTTTGCCGGCCGGCATTGCTTCTCAACTTATGTTGGACCGCGATCCGCACGGCAATGTACAGGTTTCTTTGATTGAAACGGAAAAATTGCTCATTGAAATGTTGCGCACCAAATTGGCTGATATGAAAAAAGCCAAAAAATTCGCGGGCAAATTCAACAGTATTACTCACTTCTTCGGTTATGAAGGCCGCTGTGGCGCTCCTTCCACCTTTGATGCCAACTACACCTATGCCTTAGGCTTTAATGCTGCCGTATTGGCCTTAAACGGTTGCAGCGGTTATCTGTCTTCCGTACGCAAGTTGACCCGCAAACCCCAATCTTGGGAATGTGGTGGCGTACCTTTGACCATGATGATGAACATCGAACGTCGCAAAGGTAAAGAAAAACCGGTTATCCGCAAAGCCTTAGTGGAATTAAATGGTGAACCGTTTAAACAATTCGCCAAAAAACGCGAATTGTGGGCTATGAGTGAGTCTTACTTCTTCCCCGGGCCGATTCAATTATTCGGACCTGCTGAAGTGACTGATATGGTGACGTGCACCTTAGCCTTTGAACGCGGCAACAAAAAATAA